Proteins encoded together in one Chelonoidis abingdonii isolate Lonesome George chromosome 1, CheloAbing_2.0, whole genome shotgun sequence window:
- the LOC142047180 gene encoding LOW QUALITY PROTEIN: olfactory receptor 52R1-like (The sequence of the model RefSeq protein was modified relative to this genomic sequence to represent the inferred CDS: deleted 1 base in 1 codon), with protein sequence MFSSPKYGSCTFSVSWSALGLRLIQPGSLKEMLPELGSDSLGEELAGEVEAGGNLGSNDHEMCLILTIVSPSRHLYCDRHPRPWAHTQGLMNVVYLQDTSFSLRVGHLLPYSISDSNKTHFTNPSTFILLGIPGLEAAHVWISIPFCAIYILAILGNFTILFMVKTEPSLHGPMYYFLCMLAVTDLVLSTSILPKMLSIFWFNSREIDFSACLTQLYFIPCFLVVESGIFMAMALDRYVAICNPLRHSTTLQNSVVAKIGLAVVLLGGMIILPSFLLVSQWPYCRTNIIPHSYCEHMAVMKLACADTRVSSYYGLFVLFFVTGVDVFFITVSYIQILRAIFSLPTKDARLKTFGTCGFHLFAILAFYIPALFSFLTYCFDHNVPLHFHVLTANVYILMPPMINPIIYGVRTKQIRDRLLRLITHKGTTFFSCCSGSQPKFCADLGGELVLLPFPESLTDQ encoded by the exons ATGTTCTCTTCACCCAAATATGGCTCCTGTACGTTCAGTGTTTCCTGGAGTGCTCTGGGTCTCAGACTGATCCAGCCGGGCTCCCTGAAGGAAATGCTTCCCGAACTAGGCAGCGACAGCCTTGG ggaagaattggcagGGGAAGTAGAAGCTGGTGGCAACCTGGGAAgcaatgaccatgagatg TGTCTCATACTAACAATTGTCTCTCCATCCAGGCATCTGTACTGTGACCGTCACCCTAGACCCTGGGCACATACACAAGGTCTGATGAACGTAGTGTACCTGCAGGACACATCATTCTCCCTCAGAGTGGGACACCTTCTCCCCTACTCTATCTCAGATTCCAACAAAACTCACTTCACCAACCCCTCTACCTTCATCCTGCTGGGTATTCCTGGCCTGGAGGCGGCCCatgtctggatctccatccccttctgtgCCATATACATCTTAGCCATCTTGGGGAACTTCACTATCCTGTTCATGGTGAAGACAGAGCCGAGTCTTCATGGgcccatgtactatttcctctgcatgctggctgTCACCGACCTGGTCCTGTCTACGTCCATCCTGcccaaaatgctgagcatcttctggttcaattccagggagatcgatttcagtgcctgcctcacccagCTGTACTTCATTCCCTGCTTCTTAGTGGTGGAGTCTGGGATCTTCATGGCCATGGCTTTGGATCGCTACGTGGCCATCTGCAATCCCCTGAGACATTCTACCACTCTGCAAAATTCTGTGGTGGCCAAGATTGGACTGGCGGTGGTGCTGCTTGGTGGCATGATCATACTGCCCTCTTTTCTCCTGGTAAGTCAGTGGCCATACTGCAGAACAAACATCATTCCCCACTCGTACTGCGAGCACATGGCTGTGATGAAGCTGGCCTGTGCTGACACCCGTGTCAGTAGCTACTATGGCCTCTTTGTGCTATTCTTTGTGACTggtgtagatgtgttttttatCACCGTGTCATACATCCAGATCCTAAGGGCCATCTTCAGCCTCCCCACAAAGGACGCCCGGCTCAAGACTTTTGGGACCTGTGGCTTCCATCTCTTTGCCATCTTAGCCTTTTACATCCCAGctcttttctccttcctcacatACTGTTTTGACCACAATGTGCCTCTACATTTCCACGTTCTCACTGCCAATGTGTACATCCTCATGCCCCCCATGATAAACCCTATTATCTATGGTGTGAGGACCAAACAGATCCGGGACAGGCTGCTCCGGCTCATTACTCATAAAGGGACTACATTTTTCTCTTGCTGCTCTGGCTCTCAGCCCAAGTTCTGTGCAGATCTGGGTGGTGAGTTGGTGCTGCTCCCT TTCCCCGAATCACTTACTGATCAGTGA